A single region of the Malaclemys terrapin pileata isolate rMalTer1 chromosome 2, rMalTer1.hap1, whole genome shotgun sequence genome encodes:
- the LOC128832348 gene encoding C-C chemokine receptor type 9-like yields the protein MAFTSMATQNYSANLDYYTGSSSVLPPYDNPFNRTDTICEKSHTRQFAQTFLPAFFIIVFCIGTVGNAFVILVYCKYRYRKSITDRYLLHMAIADLLLILTLPFWAIAASYGWVFKNVMCKIVNSMNKINFYSCMLFLTCISFDRYITIVQAMKAKNSKRKRLLRSKLVCFGVWLIAISLCIPEIVYSESKQVSNTTTCKMVYPTTVTRTIKVTVLALKITIGFLLPLFVMVTCYAFIIHTLLQAKRFQKHKSLKIIIIIITAFLLSQLPYNSILLVKTINAYTMVIFDCKTSDNIDLGFQITQSIGFLHSCLNPFLYMFIGERFRKALFKILEDAIHCTGKSREQSSSIYGSQEGSSKWSALLGPSKTRSSLTLIMPRNTSLSPNFCQAPSKVNASLAGARSTECSAL from the exons ATGGCATTTACGAGCATG GCCACCCAGAACTACTCAGCTAACCTGGATTATTATACGGGTTCCAGTTCTGTGTTGCCTCCGTACGACAACCCGTTTAACCGCACAGACACTATTTGTGAAAAAAGTCACACCCGGCAGTTTGCTCAAACTTTCCTGCCAGCATTTTTCATCATTGTATTCTGCATCGGCACAGTGGGTAATGCCTTCGTCATCCTCGTCTACTGCAAATACAGATACAGGAAGAGCATCACTGACAGATACCTGCTTCACATGGCCATTGCTGATCTGCTCCTCATTCTCACTCTCCCTTTCTGGGCAATAGCAGCTTCATATGGCTGGGTCTTTAAGAATGTCATGTGTAAAATTGTCAATAGCATGAACAAGATCAACTTCTACAGTTGTATGTTATTTCTAACATGCATTAGTTTTGACAGGTACATTACAATTGTCCAGGCCATGAAAGCTAAGAACTCTAAGCGAAAAAGGCTTCTGCGCAGTAAACTAGTTTGCTTTGGTGTTTGGCTGATTGCAATAAGCTTATGCATCCCAGAAATAGTATACAGTGAATCTAAGCAAGTTAGTAATACAACTACATGCAAGATGGTATACCCTACCACAGTGACCCGAACCATCAAAGTTACTGTCCTAGCTTTGAAAATCACAATAGGattcctccttcctctcttcGTCATGGTTACTTGTTATGCTTTTATAATTCATACCCTCCTTCAAGCCAAAAGATTCCAAAAGCACAAATCATTaaagatcatcatcattattatcaCAGCTTTCCTCCTCTCCCAGTTGCCCTACAACAGCATTTTGCTGGTCAAAACCATCAACGCCTACACCATGGTCATATTTGACTGCAAAACCTCTGATAACATTGACCTCGGATTCCAGATAACTCAGAGCATCGGCTTCCTTCACAGCTGCCTGAACCCCTTCCTCTATATGTTTATTGGGGAAAGATTCCGTAAAGCCCTCTTTAAAATTCTGGAGGATGCAATTCACTGTACTGGTAAGAGCCGAGAACAGAGCTCTTCCATATACGGTAGCCAAGAAGGGAGCTCAAAATGGTCTGCTTTGCTGGGGCCATCAAAAACCAGGAGCTCTCTCACTTTGATTATGCCCCGAAATACCTCACTCTCACCCAACTTCTGCCAAGCTCCTTCCAAAGTTAATGCGAGTCTGGCTGGAGCAAGGAGTACTGAATGCAGTGCTCTGTAA